One segment of Paenibacillus rhizovicinus DNA contains the following:
- a CDS encoding catalase — protein sequence MENDIKDDMTLTNRQGHPISDNQNIRTIGSRGPSTLENYHFIEKISHFDRERIPERVVHARGAGAHGYFEAYGKVGDEAVSKYTRAKLFQEEGKQTPVFVRFSTVVHGGHSPETLRDPRGFAVKFYTEDGNWDLVGNNLKIFFIRDPLKFPDMVHSFKPDPVTNLSDPERMFDFLSGTPEATHMVTFLFSPWGIPANYRQMQGSGVNTYKWVNKDGEAMLVKYHWEPLKHGIKNLRQNEADAIQGMNTSHATQDLYEAIERGDYPEWELSVQLMTDDEHTELDYDPLDPTKLWDQAQFPFLPVGKMVLDRNPENYFAEVEQAAFGTGVLVDGLDFSDDKLLQGRTFSYSDTQRYRVGTNYLQLPINAPNAPVATNQRDGQMTLMVDSAHGQSPHVNYEPSTLGGLKEAPPEGKEHQPAYDAKLVRQKLERPNDFKQAGETFRQFEDWERDELIHNLVDALKVCAPQIQETMVGYFTQADADYGKRVADGLAKASVDTSHIASVSLREGAEMAEHSGQKTDGY from the coding sequence ATGGAAAACGACATAAAAGACGATATGACGCTAACGAACCGCCAGGGTCATCCGATTTCGGACAATCAAAATATCCGCACGATCGGCAGCCGCGGCCCTTCGACGCTGGAAAATTACCATTTTATCGAGAAGATCTCCCACTTTGACCGGGAACGCATCCCGGAACGCGTCGTGCATGCACGCGGCGCCGGCGCTCACGGGTATTTCGAGGCCTATGGCAAAGTCGGCGATGAGGCAGTATCGAAGTATACGCGGGCGAAGCTTTTTCAAGAAGAAGGCAAGCAGACGCCCGTATTCGTCCGCTTCTCGACCGTCGTGCACGGCGGCCATTCGCCGGAGACGCTCCGCGATCCGCGCGGCTTCGCCGTGAAGTTCTACACCGAGGACGGCAACTGGGACCTCGTCGGCAACAACCTGAAGATTTTCTTCATTCGCGATCCGCTTAAATTCCCCGACATGGTGCATTCGTTCAAGCCTGATCCCGTCACGAATCTGTCCGATCCGGAGCGGATGTTCGACTTCCTCTCCGGCACCCCGGAAGCGACGCATATGGTCACGTTCCTGTTCTCGCCTTGGGGGATTCCGGCCAACTACCGGCAAATGCAAGGCTCCGGCGTCAATACATACAAATGGGTGAACAAAGACGGCGAAGCAATGCTGGTCAAGTACCACTGGGAGCCGCTGAAGCACGGCATCAAGAACTTGCGGCAGAACGAAGCCGATGCCATTCAAGGGATGAACACGAGCCATGCGACGCAGGATTTGTATGAGGCGATCGAACGCGGCGACTATCCGGAGTGGGAGCTGAGCGTTCAGCTGATGACCGACGACGAGCATACCGAGCTGGATTACGATCCGCTCGACCCGACGAAGCTGTGGGATCAAGCGCAGTTCCCCTTCCTCCCCGTCGGCAAAATGGTGCTCGACCGCAATCCGGAGAACTATTTCGCCGAAGTGGAGCAAGCGGCGTTCGGAACCGGCGTGCTCGTGGACGGACTCGACTTCTCCGACGACAAGCTGCTGCAGGGCCGGACGTTCTCCTACTCCGATACGCAGCGATACCGGGTCGGCACGAACTACTTGCAATTGCCGATCAACGCGCCGAATGCGCCGGTGGCCACGAACCAGCGCGACGGGCAGATGACCCTCATGGTCGATAGCGCGCACGGGCAAAGTCCGCATGTCAACTACGAGCCTTCCACGCTTGGCGGGCTGAAAGAAGCGCCGCCGGAAGGCAAAGAGCATCAGCCGGCCTACGACGCGAAGCTCGTTCGCCAGAAGCTGGAACGGCCGAACGACTTCAAGCAGGCCGGCGAAACGTTCCGGCAGTTCGAGGATTGGGAGCGCGACGAGCTGATCCACAATTTGGTCGATGCCCTGAAAGTGTGCGCGCCGCAAATTCAGGAGACGATGGTCGGCTATTTCACGCAAGCCGACGCGGACTATGGCAAGCGGGTAGCCGACGGTCTGGCGAAAGCCAGCGTGGATACGTCCCACATCGCATCGGTATCGCTGCGCGAAGGCGCGGAGATGGCCGAGCACTCCGGACAGAAGACCGACGGTTACTAA
- the thiE gene encoding thiamine phosphate synthase, with the protein MGVYLIMGSTNVPAGIDPEDLLREAIEGGITCFQFREKGSGSLAGEAKLELAKRLQAVCREHGIPFIVNDDISLAVVLKADGVHVGQDDEPAAEIRARIGAEAIIGVSAHTVAEARKALADGADYLGIGPIYPTGSKPDAKVPQGTRLLEELRDAGITVPLVGIGGITPDNASAVIAAGADGVSVISAITLAPSVRDAARQLADAAGIVK; encoded by the coding sequence ATGGGCGTGTACTTGATCATGGGGAGCACGAACGTTCCCGCCGGCATCGATCCTGAGGATCTGCTGAGGGAAGCGATCGAAGGCGGCATTACGTGCTTCCAGTTCCGCGAGAAAGGTTCCGGTTCGCTGGCCGGCGAAGCGAAGCTGGAACTGGCGAAACGGCTGCAGGCCGTCTGCCGGGAACACGGCATCCCGTTCATCGTCAATGACGACATCAGCCTGGCGGTCGTGCTCAAAGCGGACGGCGTCCACGTCGGCCAGGACGACGAGCCTGCAGCCGAGATCCGCGCACGGATCGGAGCCGAAGCGATCATCGGCGTATCCGCGCATACCGTGGCGGAAGCGCGGAAGGCACTGGCCGACGGCGCCGATTACTTGGGCATCGGCCCCATCTACCCCACCGGCTCCAAACCCGACGCCAAAGTGCCGCAGGGCACGCGGCTGCTGGAAGAGCTGCGCGATGCCGGCATCACGGTACCGCTCGTCGGCATCGGCGGCATTACGCCGGACAACGCATCGGCGGTGATTGCAGCCGGAGCGGACGGCGTATCCGTCATCTCGGCCATTACGCTCGCGCCTTCCGTGCGGGATGCCGCTCGGCAGCTGGCCGATGCGGCTGGCATCGTGAAGTAA
- the thiD gene encoding bifunctional hydroxymethylpyrimidine kinase/phosphomethylpyrimidine kinase, with protein sequence MTTIYRALTIAGSDSGGGAGIQADLKTFQELGVYGMSALTAVTAQNTLGVHGVYPLEPAAVAAQLDAIGTDLQPDAVKTGMLFSSEIIRTVAEKVEHYGWRQLVIDPVMVAKGGSQLLLREAVEALIKHLLPLALVTTPNIPEAEMLTGMSITSMQERETAAKALVEMGSRYALIKGGHGAPDEPMVDLLYDGQSFSYLESKRIDTRHTHGTGCTYSAAITAELAQGRTVAEAMRTAKDFIQAAIEDGLGIGAGHGPTNHFAYQRRRRGESHVR encoded by the coding sequence ATGACTACCATCTATAGAGCACTCACGATCGCAGGCTCCGACAGCGGCGGCGGCGCAGGCATTCAAGCCGACTTGAAGACGTTCCAGGAGCTCGGCGTTTACGGCATGTCAGCCCTGACCGCCGTTACTGCGCAGAATACGCTCGGCGTCCACGGCGTATACCCGCTTGAGCCCGCTGCTGTCGCCGCGCAGCTGGACGCGATCGGGACGGATCTGCAGCCGGACGCGGTGAAGACCGGCATGCTGTTCAGCTCCGAGATTATCCGCACCGTAGCGGAGAAAGTCGAGCACTACGGATGGCGGCAGCTCGTCATCGATCCCGTTATGGTCGCCAAAGGCGGCTCGCAGCTGCTGCTGCGGGAGGCGGTCGAGGCGCTCATTAAGCATCTGCTTCCGCTCGCGCTCGTCACGACGCCGAACATTCCCGAGGCCGAAATGCTGACGGGCATGTCGATTACGAGCATGCAGGAACGGGAAACAGCCGCGAAGGCGCTCGTAGAAATGGGCTCGCGCTACGCGCTGATTAAAGGCGGCCACGGCGCTCCGGACGAGCCGATGGTCGATTTGCTTTACGACGGCCAATCGTTCTCGTATCTCGAGAGTAAGCGGATCGACACGCGGCATACGCATGGAACGGGCTGCACGTATTCTGCCGCGATCACCGCGGAGCTTGCGCAGGGCCGAACCGTTGCCGAGGCGATGCGCACGGCCAAAGACTTCATTCAAGCCGCGATCGAAGACGGGCTTGGGATCGGGGCCGGACACGGGCCGACGAACCATTTTGCCTATCAGCGCAGACGGAGGGGTGAATCGCATGTCCGATAG
- the thiM gene encoding hydroxyethylthiazole kinase has product MSYLDLVRSRNPLVHNITNWVVTGFTANGLLAMGASPIMAYAHEEVADVAKISSAVLLNMGTLDASVVQSILLAGKSANAHGVPVVFDPVGAGATPYRTEAARQIVREVKLTALRGNVAEVANVVGESWSIKGVDAGAGEGDVTALAVRAARKLGCLVVITGKDDVVTDGETTFVVSNGHPILTQVTGTGCLLGSVIGAFLAAAGEPSAQLEAAAEALAFYGVAAELAYAATEGRGPGSFQIEFLNQLALVTSDILKEKAAIAKLA; this is encoded by the coding sequence ATGTCTTATCTCGATCTGGTCCGCTCCCGCAATCCGCTCGTTCACAATATTACCAACTGGGTGGTAACAGGTTTTACCGCCAACGGCTTGCTTGCCATGGGCGCCTCGCCGATCATGGCCTATGCGCATGAGGAAGTCGCTGATGTCGCTAAGATTTCCAGCGCCGTGCTGCTGAACATGGGGACGCTGGACGCGTCCGTCGTGCAGTCCATCCTGCTGGCCGGCAAGTCGGCTAACGCTCATGGCGTTCCTGTCGTCTTCGATCCCGTGGGCGCAGGCGCGACGCCTTACCGGACGGAAGCCGCACGGCAAATCGTGCGCGAAGTGAAGCTGACCGCGCTGCGCGGCAACGTGGCCGAAGTGGCCAACGTCGTCGGCGAGAGCTGGTCGATCAAAGGCGTCGACGCCGGCGCCGGCGAAGGCGACGTTACCGCGCTGGCCGTTCGAGCGGCGCGGAAGCTCGGCTGCCTGGTCGTCATCACGGGCAAGGACGATGTCGTTACCGACGGCGAGACAACGTTCGTCGTCAGCAACGGGCATCCCATTCTAACGCAAGTGACGGGCACGGGTTGCCTGCTTGGCTCCGTGATCGGCGCCTTCCTGGCCGCGGCCGGGGAGCCCTCGGCACAGCTTGAAGCAGCTGCCGAAGCGCTCGCCTTCTACGGCGTCGCGGCGGAGCTCGCCTATGCGGCGACGGAAGGCCGGGGGCCCGGCAGCTTCCAGATCGAATTCCTGAACCAGCTCGCGCTGGTGACATCCGATATACTGAAAGAGAAAGCCGCTATCGCCAAGCTGGCCTAG
- a CDS encoding ABC transporter substrate-binding protein produces the protein MTKPIVTALLAASLFLLSGCGSSNSSDATNTSDAGNGNAGKPLQKISLMLDWYPNAVHSFLYAAQDEGYFAKAGLDVDIQMPADTNDALKLVAAGKIDLALTYQPQVLMARGENIPVKSIAAIVRHPLNHLMVAADSGIQSPKDLAGKTVGFSSIPLYEAMARTMIKQDGGDPDKAKMVDVGYDLIPSIATGKVDAIIGGFINHEQLLLAKEGHPVTSLDPAAYGVPDYYELVLAASDDGLKDKKDLLTKFVTAAAEGQQYVADHPDEALATLMKHEDKNSPLDADIEKQSLQILLPLMTDQGQPFGSQDPASWDSVQTWLKDNSLLTTGVTASDAYVNLTK, from the coding sequence ATGACAAAACCAATCGTAACGGCGCTTCTTGCCGCATCGCTGTTCTTGCTGAGCGGCTGCGGATCATCGAATTCTTCGGATGCGACGAATACATCGGACGCCGGAAACGGCAATGCCGGCAAACCGCTTCAGAAAATCTCGCTCATGCTGGACTGGTATCCCAACGCCGTGCATTCTTTTCTCTACGCCGCGCAGGATGAGGGCTATTTCGCCAAAGCGGGCCTGGATGTCGACATCCAAATGCCTGCCGACACGAACGATGCGCTCAAGCTCGTCGCCGCCGGCAAAATCGACCTGGCGCTCACCTACCAGCCGCAGGTGCTGATGGCACGCGGAGAGAACATTCCCGTGAAATCCATTGCCGCGATCGTGCGCCATCCGCTCAACCATCTGATGGTAGCGGCTGACAGCGGCATTCAATCGCCGAAGGACTTGGCCGGCAAGACGGTCGGATTCTCCTCCATCCCGTTGTACGAGGCGATGGCCCGCACCATGATCAAGCAGGACGGCGGCGACCCCGACAAGGCGAAAATGGTCGACGTCGGCTACGACTTGATCCCTTCCATCGCGACGGGCAAAGTGGACGCCATCATCGGCGGCTTCATTAACCATGAACAGCTGCTGCTGGCCAAGGAGGGCCATCCTGTTACTTCGCTTGATCCCGCCGCATACGGCGTGCCGGATTATTACGAGCTTGTGCTGGCCGCGAGCGATGACGGCCTGAAGGACAAGAAGGATCTGCTGACCAAATTCGTAACTGCCGCCGCCGAAGGACAGCAGTACGTCGCGGATCATCCGGACGAAGCGCTCGCGACGCTGATGAAGCACGAGGACAAGAACTCCCCGCTCGATGCCGACATCGAGAAACAGAGCTTGCAAATTCTGCTGCCTCTCATGACGGATCAAGGCCAGCCTTTCGGCTCGCAGGATCCCGCTTCCTGGGACAGCGTGCAGACGTGGCTCAAGGATAATAGCCTGCTTACGACAGGCGTAACCGCTAGCGATGCCTATGTGAATCTAACAAAGTAA
- a CDS encoding ABC transporter permease has protein sequence MRNKRTTFINLLIGQYGLFLLLLIALLSAWECSVRLGWIPFFILPAPTSIVHALGEDADLLFGRHLAATALESALGFLLSVCVGSLLAVGMHMYRTLNKALYPFVIVSQTIPLIALSPVFIMWFGYTIWSKIAVVFLTAFFPIVVSTYDGLGKGDAGYKELLLTMGARRWAIFRKIHVPLALPSFFSGLKLSVVYSVVGATIGEWLGGSEGLGYFSRRMSSSLKTDAMFASVFLLSALGIVFFLLIAFVEHLMLRKRRMDHT, from the coding sequence ATGCGCAACAAACGCACGACGTTCATTAACCTGCTGATCGGGCAGTACGGTCTGTTCCTGCTGCTGCTGATCGCCCTGCTCAGCGCCTGGGAATGCAGCGTCCGGCTCGGCTGGATACCGTTCTTCATCCTGCCCGCCCCGACGTCCATCGTCCATGCGCTCGGCGAAGACGCGGATCTGCTCTTCGGACGGCATCTCGCCGCCACGGCACTGGAATCCGCGCTCGGATTCCTGCTCTCCGTCTGCGTCGGTTCTCTGCTCGCCGTCGGCATGCACATGTACCGCACGCTGAACAAGGCCTTATATCCGTTCGTTATCGTCAGCCAGACCATACCGCTCATCGCGCTGTCGCCGGTCTTCATCATGTGGTTCGGATACACGATCTGGAGCAAGATCGCCGTCGTCTTCCTGACCGCGTTCTTCCCGATCGTCGTCAGCACGTACGACGGGCTTGGCAAAGGCGATGCCGGCTACAAGGAGCTGCTGCTCACGATGGGCGCAAGAAGATGGGCGATTTTCCGCAAGATCCACGTCCCGCTCGCGCTGCCTTCGTTCTTCTCCGGCCTTAAGCTGTCCGTCGTCTACAGCGTCGTCGGCGCGACGATCGGCGAATGGCTCGGCGGCAGCGAAGGACTCGGCTATTTCAGCCGGCGCATGTCCAGCAGCCTGAAGACGGACGCGATGTTCGCGTCGGTGTTTCTGCTATCGGCGCTCGGCATTGTTTTCTTCCTGCTTATTGCTTTCGTCGAACACCTTATGCTTCGTAAGAGAAGGATGGATCATACATGA
- a CDS encoding ABC transporter ATP-binding protein: MASLLSLRDITFAFGRGGGRGRASDGDGGLFSGLSLDVGEGEFVSVIGASGSGKSTLFKLVAGLLEPIGGELTLYGEPAPERLGKVGYMPQRDLLLPWRTVMDNCLLPLELAKHGQGKGGAAEVRKLLGLLGLEGCEHAYPAELSGGMRQRVAFLRTLMTGRPLLLLDEPFGALDAMTKRELHQWLLGLWGGLNKSVLFITHDLEEAILLSDRIYLMPAAGSGQALLELRVELPRPRANSMKYEPEFIRFRQELERLLDAQQTHDVH; encoded by the coding sequence ATGGCGTCCCTATTATCGCTGCGCGACATCACTTTTGCTTTCGGTCGCGGCGGCGGGCGCGGCCGTGCCAGCGACGGCGACGGCGGTCTGTTCTCCGGCCTGTCGCTGGACGTTGGCGAGGGCGAATTCGTCTCCGTCATCGGCGCCAGCGGTTCAGGCAAAAGCACGCTGTTCAAGCTGGTCGCCGGCCTGCTCGAACCGATCGGCGGCGAATTGACGCTCTACGGCGAGCCTGCGCCCGAGCGGCTAGGCAAAGTCGGCTACATGCCGCAGCGGGATCTGCTGCTTCCATGGCGGACCGTCATGGACAATTGCCTGCTGCCGCTCGAACTGGCGAAGCACGGCCAAGGCAAGGGCGGTGCCGCCGAAGTCCGGAAACTGCTCGGACTTCTGGGCCTCGAAGGCTGTGAGCACGCCTACCCGGCCGAATTGTCGGGCGGCATGCGGCAGCGCGTCGCGTTTCTGCGCACGCTGATGACAGGCCGGCCGCTGCTGCTGCTCGACGAGCCGTTCGGCGCGCTCGACGCCATGACCAAGCGGGAGCTGCACCAGTGGCTGCTCGGGCTGTGGGGCGGCTTGAACAAGAGCGTCCTGTTCATCACGCATGATCTGGAAGAAGCCATCCTGCTGAGCGACCGCATCTATCTGATGCCGGCAGCCGGCAGCGGCCAGGCTTTGCTGGAGCTGCGCGTGGAGCTTCCGCGGCCGAGAGCGAACAGCATGAAATACGAGCCTGAATTCATTCGATTCAGGCAGGAATTGGAGCGGCTGCTGGATGCGCAACAAACGCACGACGTTCATTAA
- a CDS encoding globin-coupled sensor protein codes for MIQVSEQRKKQLQYIGITEQDLAFLHSKRPLFEQITNQVVDRLYARIIDVPELRAIIDKHSSLDRLKETQRWYFMSLTDGTIDESFIERRIVIGNIHSRIGLTTEWYLGTYMLYLETAVEQFRQIAPDSWMTIILALSKMFNFDSQLVLEAYEKDEKDKIQALSDEKQTALTTISRIVQELSAMIVELGSSSQSVADSANHTADIQDQANAKVRELQAKIGEIDSIGSLLQEISDQSQLLGINAAIEAAHAADHGRGFGVVANEIRKLAAHSKESLVTVREKLQEITGVIGEVMQDAERTSTLARDQAASSQELTSFVQMIETITQELEHIR; via the coding sequence ATGATCCAAGTGAGCGAACAACGCAAGAAGCAATTGCAGTATATCGGCATTACCGAACAGGACTTGGCGTTTCTGCACAGCAAGCGTCCCCTGTTCGAGCAAATCACGAACCAGGTCGTCGACCGGCTGTACGCGAGAATAATCGACGTTCCCGAGCTGCGGGCCATCATCGACAAGCACAGCTCGCTCGACCGGCTCAAGGAAACGCAGCGCTGGTACTTCATGTCGCTGACGGACGGCACCATCGACGAGTCGTTCATCGAGCGCCGCATCGTGATCGGCAACATTCATTCCCGGATCGGGCTGACGACGGAATGGTATTTGGGCACCTACATGCTTTACCTGGAGACGGCCGTGGAGCAGTTCCGGCAGATCGCCCCGGATTCATGGATGACGATCATTCTGGCGCTGTCCAAAATGTTCAACTTCGACTCCCAGCTCGTGCTGGAAGCGTACGAGAAAGACGAGAAGGACAAGATCCAAGCGCTCTCGGACGAGAAGCAGACGGCGCTGACGACGATCAGCCGCATCGTCCAGGAACTCTCGGCCATGATCGTGGAGCTGGGCAGCAGCAGCCAGTCCGTCGCGGACTCCGCCAACCATACGGCCGACATCCAGGACCAGGCGAACGCCAAGGTGCGCGAGCTGCAAGCCAAGATCGGGGAGATCGACAGCATCGGCTCGCTGCTGCAGGAAATATCCGACCAGAGCCAGCTGCTCGGCATTAACGCCGCCATCGAAGCGGCCCACGCGGCCGACCATGGCCGCGGCTTCGGCGTCGTCGCGAACGAAATCCGCAAGCTGGCCGCCCATTCCAAGGAGTCGCTGGTGACCGTCCGGGAGAAGCTGCAAGAAATTACGGGCGTCATCGGCGAGGTCATGCAGGATGCCGAACGCACCTCCACGCTGGCGCGCGATCAAGCGGCAAGCTCCCAGGAGCTGACGTCCTTCGTGCAAATGATCGAGACGATCACGCAGGAGCTGGAACACATCCGATAG